The Candidatus Nitrosocosmicus franklandus genome contains a region encoding:
- a CDS encoding sodium:calcium antiporter codes for MNIENFLLMLGWLGELVFASWLLSYGAEHLSMRFGAKFVGRTLLSVATTLPEIAIVMYAASVGLYEVAIGAGLGSNILMMTLGLAIMLLIATTRLSRAPLKKIDVSTFKIDKIFLLVSALISAMLLLDGYNFVDGFIFIGMFIAYIIIAYVEMKREQKVNQPAIVQTAENKSVSMPAHVLTARKDMAKAIFTFIAGTIGIVIGAGPFIHSLETFSEDIGISTIILAVIISPIAGEMPEKISMMILARKGAAGAAIAIANVLGSKILNNSLLLGVAIIAAMYHGGFFTTIQNSELLWFQMVLATSITVVALIPLFRRYIGIHVGIFLLALYILSIGIQFFAPGEIKPH; via the coding sequence TTGAATATTGAGAATTTCTTGTTAATGCTAGGCTGGTTGGGTGAACTCGTCTTTGCTAGTTGGTTACTATCTTACGGTGCAGAACACCTTTCTATGAGATTTGGTGCAAAATTTGTAGGTAGAACTTTATTGTCGGTGGCAACTACGTTGCCCGAGATTGCGATTGTTATGTATGCTGCATCAGTTGGATTATACGAAGTTGCCATCGGAGCAGGATTAGGAAGCAATATTCTAATGATGACATTGGGACTTGCGATTATGTTGCTCATAGCGACTACCAGGCTTTCAAGGGCTCCATTAAAAAAAATAGATGTAAGTACTTTTAAAATCGATAAGATCTTCCTGTTGGTTTCTGCACTAATAAGTGCTATGCTATTACTTGATGGGTACAATTTCGTTGACGGTTTTATTTTCATAGGGATGTTCATTGCGTACATCATAATAGCATATGTGGAAATGAAGCGAGAACAGAAGGTTAACCAACCTGCAATCGTTCAGACGGCCGAAAATAAATCAGTTTCTATGCCTGCTCATGTATTGACCGCAAGGAAGGATATGGCTAAGGCGATTTTTACATTCATAGCTGGGACCATTGGTATAGTAATTGGTGCAGGACCGTTTATTCATTCCCTTGAAACCTTTTCTGAAGATATAGGGATTTCTACAATCATTTTAGCTGTTATTATTAGTCCAATAGCAGGTGAGATGCCCGAAAAAATTTCAATGATGATATTGGCCAGGAAGGGAGCAGCAGGGGCTGCGATCGCTATTGCAAACGTTTTAGGATCAAAGATTTTGAATAATTCCCTGCTTCTAGGTGTTGCCATTATTGCTGCCATGTATCATGGTGGATTCTTTACGACTATACAAAATAGCGAATTATTATGGTTTCAGATGGTCCTAGCCACCTCGATTACCGTTGTAGCTTTGATACCTCTGTTTAGACGGTATATTGGTATACATGTTGGAATTTTCTTATTGGCATTGTATATTCTAAGCATAGGGATTCAATTTTTTGCACCTGGGGAAATCAAACCTCATTAA
- a CDS encoding radical SAM protein, protein MELVYDYPLYRPPSESHSLIFQVTLGCSFNKCSFCNMYRSKEYVERPIEEIFKEIELMAKYYPLTRRIFLADGDAMNLDSEKLIEIITKIREDFRNVDRISCYSMPKNLLQKSADELRGLKNAGLDMVYLGIESGNDQILKKVTKGATSETIVKSCKKAKDAGFILSCMVILGLGGRTYTTDHVKDTAEVISIISPDYVGALTLYMEPNIEKEFYEKFGEPFLPLEDNEVLVELYNLIGNINAKNKIIFRANHASNVYSIGGTLPDDKEEMLQKLDKLRDHPELFRSKVLRRF, encoded by the coding sequence ATGGAATTAGTTTATGATTATCCACTCTATAGGCCACCATCTGAATCGCATTCACTAATCTTTCAGGTCACTCTAGGCTGTTCCTTTAACAAGTGTTCGTTTTGTAATATGTACCGGTCCAAGGAGTATGTAGAACGCCCTATTGAGGAAATCTTTAAAGAAATTGAATTAATGGCCAAATATTATCCTCTCACTCGACGAATTTTCTTAGCAGATGGAGATGCAATGAATTTGGATAGCGAAAAATTAATAGAAATAATTACAAAGATAAGAGAAGATTTTAGAAATGTTGACAGGATTTCGTGTTATTCAATGCCAAAGAATTTGCTCCAAAAATCTGCTGACGAATTGAGAGGTCTTAAAAATGCTGGTCTAGATATGGTTTATTTAGGAATAGAAAGTGGCAATGATCAGATATTGAAAAAGGTTACCAAGGGTGCCACCTCTGAAACGATTGTGAAAAGTTGCAAGAAAGCAAAGGATGCAGGATTCATCCTCTCATGTATGGTGATTTTGGGACTAGGTGGCAGGACATATACAACTGATCATGTGAAAGATACTGCCGAGGTTATAAGTATAATATCACCTGATTACGTGGGTGCTCTGACTCTATATATGGAGCCAAATATCGAAAAAGAGTTTTATGAAAAGTTTGGAGAACCATTTCTACCTTTAGAAGATAACGAGGTTTTAGTTGAATTATATAACTTGATAGGAAACATCAATGCCAAAAATAAAATAATTTTTAGGGCAAATCATGCTTCAAATGTCTATTCGATAGGAGGAACATTACCAGATGATAAAGAAGAAATGTTGCAAAAATTAGACAAATTACGTGATCATCCAGAATTATTCAGGTCAAAAGTACTAAGAAGGTTTTAG
- a CDS encoding M24 family metallopeptidase — MKKPDIRKQRLLISIEKKLGKIKQHQRLIMVIDKPEDIFYYTGFWGEGILIIDQDLNTKLIVPRLEYYRAQTTSRGCEVIPSERGKRLTDSISKMIKSKTMICYGGNDYMIATTLTRHIEKQNFHIAEDIVQKNRQIKDKQEIEKIKIASKIIDRLFTIAQSEIKINRSEEEIQSTLVYEALRMGARFPNYQFTSNPLIVASGPNGSFPHAETSSRKIKNGELVVLDITLSYDHYVSDATRTFGVGNVPKKIRDVYCIVKDAQESAINRIKTTNNFAEIDSECRRIIKKAGFGEFFIHSTGHGVGLEVHELPWIRPNVDSTIEENMTITIEPGIYVEKKYGIRIEDSLWITSRKSSNKKSETIDHFDPFNFHNFDKGLIVI; from the coding sequence ATGAAAAAACCTGATATTAGAAAGCAAAGATTGTTGATCTCAATAGAAAAAAAACTTGGCAAAATTAAGCAACACCAAAGATTAATTATGGTTATTGATAAACCCGAGGATATATTTTACTACACTGGTTTTTGGGGTGAAGGCATCTTGATAATTGACCAGGACCTAAATACCAAATTAATTGTGCCAAGATTAGAATATTATAGAGCACAGACTACGTCAAGAGGATGCGAGGTTATACCATCCGAAAGAGGCAAAAGATTGACAGATTCTATCTCAAAGATGATCAAATCCAAAACCATGATCTGCTATGGTGGCAACGATTACATGATAGCCACTACGCTTACAAGACATATCGAAAAACAGAACTTCCATATAGCTGAAGACATTGTTCAGAAAAATAGACAAATTAAGGACAAACAGGAAATTGAAAAGATCAAGATAGCATCAAAGATTATTGATAGATTATTCACAATTGCTCAAAGCGAAATCAAGATCAACAGGTCTGAAGAAGAGATACAATCAACACTTGTGTACGAGGCACTGCGCATGGGTGCAAGATTTCCTAATTATCAGTTCACATCTAATCCCCTTATAGTTGCAAGCGGACCAAACGGCTCGTTTCCTCATGCAGAAACATCCTCTAGAAAAATAAAGAATGGAGAACTGGTTGTCTTAGACATAACCTTAAGTTATGATCATTATGTATCAGATGCTACTAGAACATTTGGAGTGGGCAATGTACCAAAGAAGATACGTGACGTGTATTGCATAGTAAAAGACGCACAAGAAAGCGCAATTAATCGAATTAAGACAACCAATAATTTCGCAGAAATAGATTCTGAATGTAGAAGAATAATTAAAAAAGCTGGATTCGGGGAGTTTTTTATTCATTCTACTGGACATGGTGTAGGATTAGAGGTGCATGAATTACCTTGGATACGACCAAATGTGGATTCAACTATCGAAGAGAATATGACTATCACAATTGAACCTGGTATTTATGTCGAAAAAAAATACGGAATTAGAATTGAGGACAGTCTGTGGATTACATCTAGAAAAAGTTCAAATAAAAAATCAGAAACAATAGATCATTTTGACCCTTTCAATTTCCACAACTTTGATAAAGGTTTAATTGTGATATGA
- a CDS encoding pyridoxal-phosphate-dependent aminotransferase family protein, translating to MEYLVMLPGPTNVPNRVMNAMLAPVINHRSEDFRVLYRSIIEKTQKLFQTQSDVILLSSSGTGAVESSVVNLIRKGDKVVIPVNGEFSTRLADLIDSWGGQSIRIESPYGENPSYDEFEEVFDEHKDIKALYVVYNETSTGTTIRYMDKLGDLCGRKNAFYIADSVSILGGDELPVDKWNIDICVTASQKAIAAPPGVSPISVSPKAKKYIQENPAPILYFNLKRYFKYYSEHFETPFTPALPLCYAYDEALNLIFEEGLENRIKRHRKCADAFYEGLGAMGLTPYAKPDARSNVVIAVNYLEGVDDKKFRDLLSNEFKVLVAGGFGNLKGRVFRIGSMGEVNKYHVVRTLSAIESAFRMMGIDVPSGSINKAISKLN from the coding sequence ATGGAATATTTAGTTATGTTGCCTGGCCCTACAAATGTGCCAAATAGGGTAATGAATGCAATGTTAGCTCCCGTTATTAATCATAGGAGCGAAGATTTTAGAGTTTTATATAGATCTATTATAGAAAAAACACAAAAGCTATTTCAAACTCAAAGCGATGTAATCTTGTTATCTTCCTCTGGTACTGGCGCTGTAGAATCATCTGTGGTGAACCTCATAAGAAAAGGAGATAAGGTTGTAATTCCTGTTAATGGTGAGTTTAGTACAAGACTAGCTGACCTGATCGATAGTTGGGGTGGCCAATCTATTCGAATTGAGTCACCTTACGGAGAAAACCCTTCATATGACGAGTTTGAAGAGGTGTTTGATGAGCACAAGGATATAAAGGCACTATATGTTGTATATAATGAAACCTCTACAGGAACAACTATTCGGTACATGGACAAGCTAGGCGATCTATGTGGCAGGAAAAATGCATTCTACATTGCAGATTCTGTGTCTATATTGGGAGGAGATGAGTTGCCTGTAGATAAATGGAATATTGATATCTGTGTAACCGCCTCTCAAAAGGCTATTGCCGCTCCTCCTGGCGTATCTCCAATTTCGGTTAGTCCTAAAGCAAAAAAATACATCCAAGAAAACCCAGCACCTATTTTGTACTTTAATCTAAAGAGATATTTCAAATACTATTCTGAGCATTTCGAAACACCATTTACACCAGCATTACCGTTGTGTTATGCTTACGATGAAGCTCTAAATCTAATATTTGAGGAGGGGCTTGAAAATCGTATAAAGAGACATCGTAAATGTGCTGATGCTTTTTATGAAGGATTGGGAGCTATGGGCTTGACTCCATATGCTAAACCTGATGCAAGGAGCAACGTTGTAATTGCTGTCAATTATCTGGAAGGCGTAGATGACAAGAAATTTAGAGATTTATTGTCAAACGAGTTCAAAGTTCTGGTGGCGGGTGGATTTGGAAACCTCAAAGGCAGAGTGTTCAGGATTGGATCAATGGGCGAAGTCAACAAATATCACGTTGTAAGGACTTTATCTGCAATCGAATCTGCGTTCAGAATGATGGGTATTGATGTACCTTCGGGCTCGATAAATAAAGCAATATCGAAACTAAATTAA
- a CDS encoding peptidylprolyl isomerase, translating to MTLEKGSLILLDYTAKIKDSNEIFETTRIEDVKNNPDFDPNKKYEPRLLGVGEGWVLKGLDEALLQSSIGTPINIEIPPEKAFGERDPSKVRMIPLRKLGEKANEVNVGDVIEIDDRIGIVRFIGSGRVQVDFNHKYAGRTLVYDANIVKKLENDDEKISNLIKRRLPIETQEVKFEIKDSDLEISLPENTFLIEGIQIIKRGISADIFKFVPSLKNIIFVEKYTNPSSTIGTSTELSEKTSEPEEKNNSVTESENKNTLGENSKKNEDNNPKDVASEKSKSEQ from the coding sequence ATGACATTAGAAAAAGGTTCTCTTATTCTACTAGATTATACTGCTAAGATTAAAGATTCTAATGAAATTTTTGAGACTACTCGTATAGAAGATGTAAAAAACAATCCTGATTTTGATCCTAATAAGAAATATGAGCCACGTTTATTAGGTGTAGGTGAAGGCTGGGTCCTGAAGGGATTAGACGAGGCGTTACTTCAATCAAGTATTGGAACGCCTATAAATATAGAAATTCCTCCTGAAAAAGCATTCGGAGAAAGGGATCCATCAAAAGTTCGTATGATTCCATTACGAAAGTTAGGTGAAAAAGCCAACGAAGTGAATGTAGGTGATGTCATAGAAATAGATGATAGAATTGGTATTGTACGTTTCATTGGATCAGGTCGTGTACAAGTCGACTTTAATCATAAATATGCAGGGAGAACGTTGGTATATGATGCAAATATTGTAAAAAAGTTAGAAAATGATGATGAAAAAATTTCAAACCTTATTAAACGTCGATTACCCATAGAAACACAGGAAGTAAAATTTGAGATTAAGGATTCAGATTTGGAAATCTCTCTTCCTGAGAATACGTTTTTAATCGAAGGTATTCAAATCATAAAACGGGGTATATCTGCAGATATTTTTAAGTTCGTTCCCTCATTAAAGAATATAATATTTGTTGAAAAATATACTAATCCATCTTCTACGATTGGAACCTCTACCGAACTATCTGAAAAAACTAGTGAACCTGAGGAGAAAAACAATTCTGTCACTGAATCTGAGAATAAAAATACATTAGGCGAAAACAGTAAGAAAAATGAGGATAATAATCCTAAGGATGTAGCGTCTGAAAAATCAAAAAGTGAGCAATAA
- a CDS encoding sn-glycerol-1-phosphate dehydrogenase, which yields MSYNSTHIMQLPRKVIVGNNILKNCGMFITDSISNAKKIAIMTGPRVKDKVSGLIENSLSECNLEFEWIIAQEASFQFADEITTLLKGKGISLIIGLGGGRCIDLGKLIANRLQISFISIPTSASHDGISSPFVSLKGNERPYSIMTETPLEIICDLEVISNAPYRLLASGCGDLIAKTTAVKDWELARDFNNEYFGEYAAKLAFLGSRMIIDISKEITKSEKTDEITRTIVEGLISSGVAAGIAGSSRPCSGSEHLFSHALEYITKNKCGLHGERVGIGTIIMAKLHGLDWREIRLALKRIGCPITCKDISVDKDQMIEAMFLARKIRPERFTILNKIEMSRMRYQEIFSELGILD from the coding sequence ATGAGTTACAATTCGACTCATATCATGCAGTTACCAAGGAAGGTAATTGTAGGAAATAATATTTTAAAGAATTGTGGAATGTTTATCACGGACAGTATTTCAAATGCCAAGAAGATTGCCATTATGACTGGACCAAGGGTTAAAGATAAAGTATCGGGTTTGATAGAAAACAGCCTGTCAGAATGTAACTTAGAATTTGAATGGATAATTGCACAGGAAGCATCTTTTCAATTTGCCGACGAAATTACCACGTTGTTGAAAGGTAAAGGAATCTCCCTCATAATTGGTTTGGGCGGAGGTAGATGTATTGATCTAGGCAAGTTAATTGCAAATAGGCTACAAATTTCATTCATAAGTATACCCACCTCTGCCTCCCATGATGGAATATCCAGCCCGTTTGTTTCCCTTAAGGGTAACGAAAGACCTTATTCTATAATGACTGAAACACCACTAGAAATTATTTGTGACCTAGAAGTAATATCCAATGCGCCTTACCGTCTTCTAGCAAGTGGATGCGGCGACTTGATTGCAAAGACTACTGCAGTAAAAGATTGGGAATTGGCTAGGGATTTTAACAACGAGTATTTTGGCGAATATGCAGCTAAGTTAGCATTCTTGGGATCTAGAATGATTATAGATATTTCAAAAGAAATAACCAAATCAGAAAAAACTGACGAGATAACAAGGACCATTGTAGAAGGATTAATTAGTTCAGGAGTTGCAGCAGGGATCGCAGGTAGCAGCAGACCATGTTCTGGATCCGAACATCTCTTTAGTCATGCATTAGAATACATTACAAAAAATAAATGTGGATTGCATGGTGAAAGAGTTGGAATAGGTACTATTATAATGGCTAAGTTGCATGGATTAGACTGGAGAGAAATAAGACTTGCACTCAAACGAATAGGGTGTCCCATAACCTGTAAGGACATCAGTGTTGATAAGGATCAAATGATTGAAGCCATGTTTCTCGCTAGAAAAATTCGACCTGAGCGGTTTACAATATTAAATAAGATTGAAATGAGTAGGATGCGATATCAGGAGATTTTTTCCGAATTAGGAATTTTAGATTAA
- a CDS encoding TRAM domain-containing protein, whose amino-acid sequence MENSESQPSGIEQISQADNGQRRFSNRRNENGGSNGGGSYNRFFKPSPVNAGEEHEIDIESMSKRGDAGVGRIQGLVIFVPNTKVGDKVKVKITRVGRGYATADLVEAKTEE is encoded by the coding sequence TTGGAAAATAGTGAATCACAACCATCAGGAATAGAACAAATTTCACAAGCTGACAATGGTCAAAGAAGGTTTTCTAACAGAAGAAATGAAAATGGAGGTAGTAATGGAGGTGGAAGCTACAATAGATTTTTTAAACCATCACCAGTTAATGCAGGGGAAGAACATGAAATTGATATAGAATCAATGAGCAAAAGAGGAGATGCAGGTGTAGGAAGGATTCAAGGATTAGTAATTTTTGTTCCCAATACAAAAGTAGGAGACAAGGTGAAAGTAAAAATCACCCGTGTCGGAAGAGGTTATGCTACGGCAGATTTGGTAGAAGCTAAAACTGAAGAGTAA
- the egtB gene encoding ergothioneine biosynthesis protein EgtB: MQISLQLEGLCKDFIEVRNKTMELFSPLGVEDAVIQSSDFGSPPNWHIAHVTWFFHKILEKYSVISISLKGDYDLSYLNSYYQKYGSILKKSERGKYPRPTVLQTIKYRKEIEKLFLDFLRFDTINSVENPSGLIRDIQTAINHERQHQELMVYDFQHYFSRFVNENDNYFPKFSFSIKPIKKIQKEMIEIPGGIFVMGFNGNGFCYDNELPAHKVYLNDYKIDNSLVTNKEYIEFIESGGYQNYRYWLADGWDIVIERDWTSPLYWNFDKDRNRWIKKDFRGVHEIRDYEPVTNVSYYEADAFCKWAKKRLPTEAEWEKAASWDPTTESKTLYPWGNNAVTTEHANLLETYIWHPTEVGCFPKGRSHLGCYQMLGDVWEWTSSEYSLYPGFVSRFEEYTDKWAINQKVLRGGCFATPTKQIRNSYRNYFKPHERILFSGFRCAMDA, from the coding sequence ATGCAGATCTCTTTGCAACTGGAAGGATTATGTAAGGATTTTATTGAAGTCAGGAACAAGACCATGGAGCTCTTTTCTCCATTGGGTGTAGAGGATGCAGTTATCCAATCCAGTGACTTTGGTAGTCCTCCAAACTGGCATATAGCACATGTAACCTGGTTTTTTCATAAGATACTTGAGAAATACTCTGTCATTAGCATATCTCTAAAAGGTGATTATGACTTGTCATATTTAAACTCGTATTATCAGAAATACGGGTCTATACTGAAGAAAAGCGAGAGAGGCAAATACCCAAGACCTACTGTGTTACAAACAATAAAATACCGAAAAGAAATTGAGAAACTTTTTCTGGATTTTTTAAGGTTTGATACTATTAATTCAGTAGAAAATCCTTCTGGTCTAATTAGAGATATTCAGACAGCCATTAACCATGAAAGGCAACATCAAGAACTTATGGTATATGATTTCCAACATTACTTTAGCCGTTTTGTAAATGAAAATGATAATTATTTTCCCAAATTTAGTTTCTCAATCAAACCAATTAAGAAAATTCAAAAAGAAATGATTGAAATACCGGGAGGTATTTTTGTAATGGGTTTCAACGGAAACGGTTTTTGTTACGATAATGAATTACCTGCGCACAAAGTTTATCTCAATGATTACAAGATTGACAATTCTTTAGTTACTAATAAAGAATACATCGAATTTATTGAATCAGGGGGATATCAAAACTATAGATATTGGCTTGCAGATGGATGGGATATTGTAATAGAGAGAGACTGGACTTCTCCATTATATTGGAATTTTGATAAAGATAGAAATAGGTGGATCAAGAAAGATTTTAGAGGAGTTCATGAAATTAGAGATTATGAACCAGTAACAAATGTGAGTTACTACGAGGCGGATGCATTTTGTAAATGGGCGAAAAAAAGATTACCCACTGAAGCTGAATGGGAAAAGGCAGCTTCTTGGGATCCTACTACAGAGTCTAAAACCCTTTATCCTTGGGGAAATAACGCGGTAACAACTGAACATGCTAATTTGCTAGAAACGTATATCTGGCACCCTACAGAAGTAGGATGTTTTCCTAAAGGTAGGAGTCATCTTGGCTGTTACCAAATGCTAGGTGATGTTTGGGAATGGACTTCATCAGAATATTCGTTATATCCGGGGTTCGTATCAAGATTTGAGGAATATACAGACAAATGGGCTATAAATCAAAAAGTGCTTAGGGGTGGTTGTTTTGCTACCCCTACTAAACAAATCCGAAATAGTTATAGGAACTATTTTAAACCTCACGAAAGGATCCTTTTTTCTGGCTTTCGATGTGCTATGGATGCCTAG
- a CDS encoding 30S ribosomal protein S3ae — translation MAKGSRRGGRVRDKWRDKQWIVVNAPAAFDQVPLNYIPVSDVTNAKGRVIENTLYDILKQDPTQHQTKIFVQIDRINAGIASTIFKGHEYAKEFLRSLIRRGSSMINFVDEYTTADGYLFRVSVTAFSQRRINSAKKHEIRLSMDRVLREKIPALTLNDFIKEVTMGKMASEMMEEAKKIAVIRHVGVRKTKLISSPLQTEETKVNSNDSDEIESISDEKVNSNDSDEIESISDEKVNSNT, via the coding sequence ATGGCAAAAGGTTCCAGACGTGGGGGCAGAGTTCGTGATAAATGGAGAGATAAACAGTGGATTGTGGTAAATGCACCAGCAGCTTTTGATCAGGTACCCCTTAATTATATTCCAGTTTCGGATGTAACTAATGCAAAAGGAAGAGTGATAGAAAACACCTTATATGACATACTTAAACAGGATCCTACTCAACATCAAACAAAGATCTTTGTACAAATTGATCGAATTAATGCAGGCATAGCATCGACAATATTCAAGGGTCATGAATACGCAAAAGAATTCCTTAGGAGTCTTATTAGACGGGGTAGCTCGATGATAAATTTTGTAGATGAATATACAACAGCTGATGGCTATCTGTTCCGTGTATCAGTTACTGCCTTTAGTCAAAGAAGAATTAATTCGGCAAAGAAACATGAAATTAGGTTATCTATGGACAGAGTGTTAAGAGAAAAAATTCCTGCATTGACATTAAATGACTTTATAAAGGAAGTAACTATGGGAAAAATGGCTTCCGAAATGATGGAGGAAGCAAAGAAAATAGCTGTTATTAGGCATGTTGGCGTACGTAAAACTAAGCTTATTTCATCACCACTTCAGACTGAAGAAACCAAAGTAAATTCTAACGATTCAGACGAGATAGAATCCATCTCAGACGAAAAAGTAAATTCTAACGATTCAGACGAGATAGAATCCATCTCAGACGAAAAAGTAAATTCAAATACTTAA
- a CDS encoding RNA-binding domain-containing protein produces the protein MFSSLDVSVLAHATEDENKIINLILNYFNKSSQSKQVKIIKTEGHWKNPITRINITFQKNIEEYFSDIMKDLATIYGKEELDLYLKNNVDLRGSIYIRLDKQKLCDGKLDLSDNDAIRLVFRRKGKFEK, from the coding sequence TTGTTTTCCTCTCTTGATGTTTCGGTACTTGCACATGCTACTGAGGATGAAAACAAAATCATAAATCTCATACTCAATTACTTTAATAAATCATCACAATCAAAACAGGTTAAAATCATAAAAACTGAGGGTCATTGGAAAAATCCTATTACACGAATTAATATAACATTCCAAAAAAATATAGAGGAATATTTTAGCGATATTATGAAAGACCTTGCTACTATCTATGGTAAGGAAGAATTGGATTTATATCTGAAAAACAACGTTGATCTAAGAGGATCTATTTATATCAGACTCGACAAACAGAAACTTTGCGATGGGAAATTAGATCTGTCTGATAATGATGCAATTAGATTAGTGTTCAGACGAAAAGGAAAATTTGAAAAGTAA
- a CDS encoding Rpp14/Pop5 family protein yields MTLNKQKFRYISVYFPDYSSFGSEYFFKEFSSKYVELFGSIEFSNSLCRIIKNREPINDLLILKCKLDSVASALVSLYLLNHKSIVVSISGTIRQVKKKSHIFRSNFCESSLSSTKL; encoded by the coding sequence ATGACACTAAATAAGCAAAAATTCCGGTATATATCAGTATATTTTCCGGACTACTCCTCCTTTGGCTCAGAATATTTTTTTAAAGAGTTTTCATCAAAATATGTTGAATTATTTGGTTCGATAGAGTTTTCTAATTCCCTATGTCGCATAATTAAGAATAGAGAACCAATTAATGACCTCTTGATACTAAAATGTAAACTTGATTCTGTAGCTAGTGCACTGGTTTCTTTGTACCTTCTTAATCACAAATCGATCGTAGTTTCTATATCTGGAACCATCAGACAAGTTAAGAAAAAAAGCCATATCTTCCGCAGTAATTTTTGCGAATCATCATTGTCATCAACAAAATTATGA
- a CDS encoding tRNA (5-methylaminomethyl-2-thiouridylate)-methyltransferase, whose translation MNEGESNKTSAKMNAEKTQDISRNQKLDNKKTKAVALLSGGLDSQLAVRMIKEQGVEVEAVAIKTPFCDFDCGKGCGHKVLEVATELDVKIKTVYLGKEYLTMLKNPKYGYGSGANPCIDCRMMMYEEAKKHMDKIGASFVITGEVLHQRPMSQNSNALSIIERETDMEGKILRPLSAKLLSPTTPEITGLVDRSLLGSIRGRSRKGQLDLAATYGITNPPNAAGGCLLTDPQFSKRVKDLFKHMTSQPSINDMELLKIGRHFRLDSNSKLIVGRNHGENEKLLSYCEDKDFVIQPALIPGPVSILRFHTKSDLRKHKKLLRLSARITLRYSDTQEGKSYEVKVTNKARNWKKSLILQRCERDEVEAFRI comes from the coding sequence ATGAATGAAGGTGAATCAAATAAGACCTCTGCAAAAATGAATGCTGAAAAAACTCAAGATATTTCAAGGAATCAAAAACTAGATAATAAAAAGACAAAGGCCGTGGCATTATTATCTGGAGGTTTGGACAGTCAGTTGGCTGTTAGAATGATCAAAGAGCAAGGGGTTGAAGTAGAGGCAGTGGCAATTAAAACTCCATTTTGTGATTTTGATTGTGGTAAGGGATGTGGACACAAAGTCTTGGAAGTCGCCACTGAGCTTGATGTTAAAATAAAAACAGTATACTTAGGTAAGGAATACCTTACCATGTTAAAAAATCCAAAGTATGGATACGGTTCTGGTGCGAATCCTTGTATTGATTGTCGAATGATGATGTATGAGGAGGCAAAAAAACATATGGATAAGATTGGAGCATCGTTTGTAATAACTGGTGAAGTACTACATCAAAGGCCCATGAGCCAGAATTCAAATGCACTTTCTATTATTGAAAGAGAGACTGACATGGAAGGCAAAATCTTGAGACCGTTATCTGCAAAATTGCTGTCACCTACAACCCCCGAAATCACCGGGTTAGTTGATAGATCTCTTTTAGGTTCAATTAGGGGACGTTCAAGGAAAGGTCAATTGGACCTAGCCGCAACTTATGGAATCACGAATCCTCCTAATGCTGCTGGAGGATGTCTCTTAACTGATCCGCAATTCTCAAAGCGAGTAAAAGACTTGTTCAAGCACATGACATCCCAACCTAGCATTAATGATATGGAACTTTTAAAAATTGGTAGACACTTTAGACTCGATTCAAATTCAAAGCTTATCGTAGGTAGAAATCATGGCGAGAATGAAAAGCTACTTTCCTACTGCGAGGACAAGGATTTCGTTATCCAACCGGCCTTGATTCCAGGACCGGTATCTATCTTAAGATTTCATACAAAATCCGATTTGCGTAAACATAAAAAGTTACTTCGATTATCCGCTAGAATAACATTGCGTTACTCTGATACTCAAGAAGGTAAATCTTATGAAGTTAAGGTTACAAATAAGGCCAGGAATTGGAAAAAGTCGCTGATATTGCAACGATGTGAGAGGGATGAGGTCGAAGCTTTCAGGATTTAG